The Macaca fascicularis isolate 582-1 chromosome 11, T2T-MFA8v1.1 genome includes a region encoding these proteins:
- the CFAP73 gene encoding cilia- and flagella-associated protein 73 isoform X1 — translation MAVPWEEYFRLALQEKLSTKLPEQAEDYVPPVLRLLEKRQELVDADQALQAQKEVFRTRMAALKQRWEQLEQKERELKGSFIRFDKFLQDSEARRNRALRRAAEERHQASRREAEALRLRTQLEELRQERARLQRRLKRLEPCARLLEQALELLPGFQEVPELVARFDGLAQTQAALRLRERERLAELEAARARLQQLRDAWPDEVLAQGQRRAQLQERLEAARERTLQWESKWIQIQNTAAEKTLLLGRSRMAVLNLFQLVCQHQRQPPTLDVEDTEGQLEQVKLFMQDLSAMLAGLGQAEPAAPAS, via the exons ATGGCGGTGCCCTGGGAGGAATATTTCCGACTGGCTTTGCAAGAGAAACTGTCTAC AAAGCTGCCAGAGCAGGCTGAGGATTACGTCCCACCAGTGCTGCGTCTCCTGGAGAAGAGGCAAGAGCTGGTAGATGCAGACCAGGCCCTGCAGGCCCAGAAGGAG GTGTTCCGCACCAGAATGGCAGCTCTGAAACAGCGCTGGGAACAGCTGGAACAGAAGGAGCGGGAGCTAAAGGGGTCGTTCATCCGCTTTGACAAGTTTTTGCAG GACTCCGAGGCCCGGCGCAATCGCGCGCTGCGGAGGGCGGCGGAGGAGCGACACCAGGCGAGCCGCCGAGAGGCGGAGGCGCTGCGTCTGCGGACCCAGCTCGAGGAGCTACGGCAGGAACGCGCGCGGCTGCAGCGCCGGCTTAAGCGCCTGGAGCCCTGCGCGCGCCTGCTGGAGCAAGCGCTGGAGCTGTTGCCAGGG TTCCAAGAGGTCCCGGAACTGGTGGCGCGCTTCGACGGCCTGGCCCAGACACAGGCGGCGCTGAGGCTCAGGGAGCGCGAGCGGCTAGCGGAGCTGGAGGCGGCGCGAGCGCGACTGCAGCAGCTGCGGGACGCCTGGCCGGACGAGGTGCTCGCACAGGGCCAGAGGCGGGCGCAGCTGCAGGAGCGCCTGGAGGCTGCCAGGGAGCGTACGCTGCAGTGG GAATCCAAGTGGATTCAGATTCAGAATACAGCAGCGGAGAAGACTCTGCTCCTGGGACGCAGCAGGATGGCCGTCCTCAACCTGTTCCAGCTAGTGTGCCAGCATCAGAGGCAGCCGCCCACCCTGGACGTTGAGGACACGGAGGGACAACTAGAGCAG GTGAAGCTGTTCATGCAGGACCTCTCTGCCATGCTGGCTGGCCTGGGTCAGGCTGAGCCTGCGGCCCCTGCCTCCTAG
- the CFAP73 gene encoding cilia- and flagella-associated protein 73 isoform X2: protein MAVPWEEYFRLALQEKLSTKLPEQAEDYVPPVLRLLEKRQELVDADQALQAQKEVFRTRMAALKQRWEQLEQKERELKGSFIRFDKFLQDSEARRNRALRRAAEERHQASRREAEALRLRTQLEELRQERARLQRRLKRLEPCARLLEQALELLPGFQEVPELVARFDGLAQTQAALRLRERERLAELEAARARLQQLRDAWPDEVLAQGQRRAQLQERLEAARERTLQWVKLFMQDLSAMLAGLGQAEPAAPAS from the exons ATGGCGGTGCCCTGGGAGGAATATTTCCGACTGGCTTTGCAAGAGAAACTGTCTAC AAAGCTGCCAGAGCAGGCTGAGGATTACGTCCCACCAGTGCTGCGTCTCCTGGAGAAGAGGCAAGAGCTGGTAGATGCAGACCAGGCCCTGCAGGCCCAGAAGGAG GTGTTCCGCACCAGAATGGCAGCTCTGAAACAGCGCTGGGAACAGCTGGAACAGAAGGAGCGGGAGCTAAAGGGGTCGTTCATCCGCTTTGACAAGTTTTTGCAG GACTCCGAGGCCCGGCGCAATCGCGCGCTGCGGAGGGCGGCGGAGGAGCGACACCAGGCGAGCCGCCGAGAGGCGGAGGCGCTGCGTCTGCGGACCCAGCTCGAGGAGCTACGGCAGGAACGCGCGCGGCTGCAGCGCCGGCTTAAGCGCCTGGAGCCCTGCGCGCGCCTGCTGGAGCAAGCGCTGGAGCTGTTGCCAGGG TTCCAAGAGGTCCCGGAACTGGTGGCGCGCTTCGACGGCCTGGCCCAGACACAGGCGGCGCTGAGGCTCAGGGAGCGCGAGCGGCTAGCGGAGCTGGAGGCGGCGCGAGCGCGACTGCAGCAGCTGCGGGACGCCTGGCCGGACGAGGTGCTCGCACAGGGCCAGAGGCGGGCGCAGCTGCAGGAGCGCCTGGAGGCTGCCAGGGAGCGTACGCTGCAGTGG GTGAAGCTGTTCATGCAGGACCTCTCTGCCATGCTGGCTGGCCTGGGTCAGGCTGAGCCTGCGGCCCCTGCCTCCTAG